In Scleropages formosus chromosome 20, fSclFor1.1, whole genome shotgun sequence, a single window of DNA contains:
- the LOC108925186 gene encoding serine protease 27-like codes for MTKGEIVFLLLVCGLPPLTNRIVGGTNAQEGAWPWQVDIQTITDGHICGGSIIAEDWVLSAAHCFPASSSLSSYVLYLGCYQLNGFNQYEVSKRVAQVTIPPGYVDAQEGLDIALVQLDSPVTWSDYIQPVCLPDANTLFPSGMLCYVTGWGQVQEGVSLSGVGTLQQVQVPIIDQPTCQQMLQATENISILSSMICAGYPEGGKDACQGDSGGPLVCSMVNGTWVQAGVVSFGFGCARPNQPGVYTEVSAYTDFIQSSVPDAQLIGRASYSWASKLAVLANAVTSLVAVVLLR; via the exons aaattgtCTTTTTGTTATTAGTGTGCGGACTGCCTCCCCTGACCAACAGGATTGTCGGAGGAACTAATGCACAAGAAGGTGCTTGGCCATGGCAGGTGGATATCCAGACAATAACGGATGGCCACATTTGTGGAGGGTCTATCATTGCAGAAGACTGGGTGTTGTCTGCTGCCCATTGCTTCCCAGC GTCTTCCAGTTTGTCCTCCTATGTGCTGTACCTGGGCTGTTACCAGCTCAACGGATTTAACCAGTATGAAGTTTCAAAGCGTGTTGCTCAAGTGACGATTCCACCAGGTTATGTCGATGCCCAGGAAGGGCTGGACATAGCTCTGGTCCAGCTGGACAGCCCAGTGACCTGGTCAGACTACATTCAGCCAGTTTGTCTACCTGATGCCAACACCCTGTTCCCCAGTGGGATGCTTTGCTATGTCACTGGCTGGGGGCAGGTTCAGGAGGGAG TTTCTCTGTCAGGTGTGGGAACTTTACAGCAAGTTCAAGTCCCCATCATTGACCAGCCTACCTGTCAGCAGATGCTCCAGGCCACTGAAAACATAAGCATCCTGTCTAGCATGATTTGTGCCGGTTATCCAGAGGGTGGAAAGGATGCCTGCCAG GGGGATTCTGGTGGACCTCTTGTGTGCTCCATGGTGAATGGGACGTGGGTGCAAGCAGGTGTGGTCAGCTTTGGATTTGGCTGTGCCCGACCCAACCAACCTGGTGTCTATACCGAGGTGTCTGCCTATACTGACTTCATCCAAAGTAGCGTGCCAGATGCTCAGCTCATTGGCCGGGCTTCCTATAGCTGGGCGAGTAAGTTGGCTGTGCTGGCCAATGCCGTGACCTCCCTGGTTGCAGTAGTGTTGCTGCGGTAG